The Comamonas sp. GB3 AK4-5 genome includes a region encoding these proteins:
- a CDS encoding AMP-binding protein — translation MERIWLQHYPEGVPHEVDTTQYRSVAALLEDAFARHARNPFSVCMDVWMDYAELDRRSAHLGAWLQSLGLEPGARVAIMLPNVPQFAVAMAAVLRAGYTCVNVNPLYTPRELEHQLKDSGATAIIVLENFAHTLASVVERTAVRHICLSAMGDLLGPAYGRWITFAVRHLAKMVPAFTLPLSGESGGRVVTPLLQALQQGAQRKLVPSQATHDSIAFLQYTGGTTGLSKGAVLTHGNIIAATLQAEAWFSPAMKDLPDLSKVHSIAALPLYHIFALTLCFLAMRQGSSLSLIPNPRDIPKFVAVLAKRPFQLLPGVNTLFNALLQNPKFRTLDFSQLRVSQAGGMAASEGTAKQWQQVTGCPMIEGWGMSETCAIGSNNPVTARQFSGSIGLPLPGIDIAIKDDEGRDVPLGETGELCIRGPNVTVGYYKQPEETRAAFTADGFMRTGDIGVMDAQGFSRIIDRKKDMMVVSGFNVYPNEIENVISLCPGVVECAAIGVESAHSGEAVKVFVVRNDPALTEEAVIRFCQQHLTGYKCPRSVEFRDELPKTNVGKILRRALRTEASPAAAAH, via the coding sequence ATGGAACGTATCTGGCTGCAGCACTATCCCGAAGGCGTCCCCCATGAGGTGGACACCACGCAATACCGCTCGGTCGCGGCCTTGCTGGAAGACGCCTTCGCCCGCCATGCCCGCAACCCGTTTTCGGTGTGCATGGATGTGTGGATGGACTACGCCGAGCTGGACCGCCGCTCTGCCCATCTGGGCGCCTGGCTGCAAAGCCTGGGCCTGGAACCCGGTGCGCGCGTGGCCATCATGCTGCCCAATGTGCCGCAGTTCGCCGTGGCCATGGCCGCCGTGCTGCGCGCCGGCTACACCTGCGTCAACGTCAACCCGCTCTACACCCCGCGCGAGCTGGAGCACCAGCTCAAGGACTCCGGCGCCACGGCCATCATCGTGCTGGAGAACTTTGCCCACACCCTGGCCAGCGTGGTCGAGCGCACCGCCGTGCGCCATATCTGCCTGAGCGCCATGGGCGATCTGCTGGGCCCGGCCTACGGCCGCTGGATCACCTTTGCCGTGCGCCATCTGGCCAAGATGGTGCCGGCCTTCACGCTGCCCCTGTCGGGTGAATCCGGTGGCCGCGTGGTCACACCGCTTCTGCAGGCGCTGCAGCAGGGCGCCCAGCGCAAGCTGGTCCCCAGCCAGGCCACACACGACTCCATCGCCTTTTTGCAATACACCGGCGGCACCACCGGCCTGTCCAAGGGTGCGGTGCTGACCCACGGCAACATCATCGCCGCCACGCTGCAGGCCGAGGCCTGGTTCAGCCCGGCGATGAAAGACCTGCCCGACCTGTCCAAGGTCCACAGCATCGCGGCCCTGCCGCTCTATCACATCTTTGCGCTCACCCTGTGTTTTCTGGCCATGCGCCAGGGCTCCAGCCTGAGCCTGATTCCCAACCCGCGCGACATCCCCAAGTTCGTCGCCGTGCTGGCCAAGCGCCCGTTTCAGCTGCTGCCCGGCGTGAACACCTTGTTCAATGCCCTGCTGCAAAACCCCAAGTTCCGCACCCTGGATTTTTCGCAGCTGCGCGTGTCCCAGGCCGGCGGCATGGCCGCCAGCGAAGGCACGGCCAAGCAATGGCAGCAGGTGACGGGCTGCCCCATGATCGAAGGCTGGGGCATGAGCGAGACCTGCGCCATAGGCAGCAACAACCCGGTCACGGCCCGGCAATTCAGCGGCAGCATAGGCCTGCCGCTGCCGGGCATAGACATTGCCATCAAGGACGATGAGGGCCGCGATGTCCCCCTGGGCGAAACCGGCGAGCTGTGCATACGCGGCCCCAATGTGACGGTGGGCTATTACAAGCAACCCGAGGAGACACGCGCCGCCTTCACCGCCGATGGATTCATGCGCACCGGCGACATCGGCGTCATGGACGCGCAAGGCTTTTCGCGCATCATTGACCGCAAGAAAGACATGATGGTGGTCAGCGGCTTCAACGTCTATCCCAATGAGATCGAGAACGTGATCTCCCTGTGCCCCGGCGTGGTGGAGTGTGCGGCCATCGGCGTGGAGAGCGCCCATTCGGGCGAAGCCGTCAAGGTGTTCGTGGTGCGCAACGACCCGGCCTTGACCGAAGAGGCCGTGATCCGCTTTTGCCAGCAGCACCTGACGGGCTATAAATGCCCACGTTCGGTGGAGTTCCGCGACGAGCTGCCCAAAACCAATGTGGGCAAGATCTTGCGGCGCGCACTGCGCACCGAGGCCAGCCCGGCCGCCGCTGCCCACTGA
- a CDS encoding MBL fold metallo-hydrolase gives MTASASLLWPEITVLERGWLSANNYLFQGPEGAALVDSGYCIHAEQTVALVQDALGQQPLTHLLNTHLHSDHCGGNAALQAVWPQVQTWIPPGEAEAVRAWDEARLSYRPTGQNCPRFRIDGLLQPGSEWQLGGRPWQVHAAPGHDPHSVILFEPEKRLLISADALWEHGFGVVFPEIEGEHAFAEVGATLDLIEALQPAVVLPGHGPLFTGVDAALQEARRKLAGFVADPLKHARYAAKVLLKYKLLEWQRIAVPDASTWALATPYYRTLHQRYFADSTPEAWVQSLLDDLERSGAAKVQDGLLYNR, from the coding sequence ATGACTGCTTCCGCTTCCCTGCTCTGGCCCGAAATCACTGTGCTGGAGCGCGGTTGGCTCTCCGCCAACAACTATCTCTTTCAAGGCCCGGAAGGCGCTGCGCTGGTGGACAGCGGCTACTGCATCCACGCCGAGCAGACCGTGGCCCTGGTGCAGGATGCGCTGGGCCAGCAGCCGCTGACGCACCTGCTCAACACCCATTTGCACAGTGACCACTGCGGCGGCAATGCCGCGCTGCAAGCGGTCTGGCCCCAGGTGCAGACCTGGATTCCTCCGGGCGAAGCCGAGGCCGTGCGCGCCTGGGATGAAGCACGCTTGAGCTACCGCCCCACGGGCCAGAACTGCCCGCGCTTTCGCATCGACGGACTGCTGCAGCCCGGCAGCGAATGGCAATTGGGCGGCCGCCCCTGGCAGGTACATGCTGCCCCCGGCCATGACCCGCATTCCGTCATCCTCTTCGAGCCGGAAAAGCGCTTGCTGATCTCGGCCGATGCGCTGTGGGAGCATGGCTTTGGCGTGGTGTTTCCCGAGATCGAAGGCGAGCATGCCTTTGCCGAGGTGGGTGCCACGCTGGACCTGATTGAAGCACTGCAACCCGCCGTGGTGCTGCCCGGCCACGGCCCGCTGTTCACCGGCGTGGACGCTGCCCTGCAAGAGGCCAGACGCAAGCTGGCCGGCTTTGTGGCCGACCCGCTCAAACACGCGCGCTACGCCGCCAAGGTGCTGCTGAAATACAAGCTGCTGGAATGGCAGCGCATTGCCGTGCCGGACGCCAGCACCTGGGCCCTGGCCACGCCCTACTACCGCACGCTGCACCAGCGCTACTTTGCTGACAGCACGCCCGAGGCATGGGTGCAGTCGCTACTGGATGACCTGGAGCGCTCGGGCGCCGCCAAGGTCCAGGACGGTCTGCTCTACAACCGCTGA